One stretch of Natranaerovirga pectinivora DNA includes these proteins:
- a CDS encoding peptide ABC transporter substrate-binding protein produces MIKSKNILILLLIILSLFLVGCDEAVEIEEEPEIIEEEMVVEIPDPDFGGNINVPVRIPATLNPILNEDRSIDQFLKLVFEPLFDLDENERPIPNLVESFTIADEGNFIDIKLRENLLWHDEEPITADDIIFTFNQLQSARSTVVYKRCINNIARMSRVNELEVRIYFNQASSTNLFALLFPIIPRHYYEGKMTIDSDVNFKPLGNGMYEFDSYVPMQEITLLRNDNWYKGNPYIDTVRGVIIKDDETDTTAFEQNLVDIIYPSIFNWQNFAEREGYKVNEYTSYFYDFIGFNFNNPLLNDKNIRQAIAYGINRDVMNRQLFLNSSTIIDVPLHANSWLNNTVVRYEFNSETASELLKNSGFITANEENVLVNENNQTLTFKLIVNEDDSVKVQMADAIKEQLKNIGIYININALDSETYSTSLSEGNYDLVVGSWKLSPIPDLTFAFHTGSNRNFINYSTEQMDNLLSQSYRAYRENNITRAYNELLGYIQEELPYFSLYFRGSAVILNRDVYGELNPSTYNAFRGFEELYISR; encoded by the coding sequence ATGATTAAGTCAAAAAATATATTGATCTTATTATTAATAATATTATCATTGTTTCTAGTAGGTTGTGACGAAGCTGTTGAAATAGAGGAAGAACCAGAAATTATAGAAGAAGAAATGGTTGTAGAAATACCTGATCCGGATTTTGGGGGGAATATTAATGTACCAGTGAGAATTCCAGCAACTTTAAATCCTATATTAAATGAAGATAGATCCATTGATCAATTTCTTAAACTGGTATTTGAACCCTTATTTGATTTAGATGAAAATGAAAGACCAATACCTAATTTAGTAGAATCCTTTACCATTGCTGATGAAGGTAACTTTATAGATATAAAATTAAGAGAAAATTTATTATGGCATGATGAAGAACCAATTACTGCTGATGACATAATTTTTACTTTTAATCAATTACAAAGTGCTAGAAGTACAGTAGTTTACAAAAGATGTATTAACAACATAGCCCGTATGTCTAGAGTAAATGAACTAGAAGTTAGAATTTATTTTAACCAAGCATCTTCAACAAATTTATTTGCTTTACTTTTTCCAATCATACCAAGACATTATTATGAAGGAAAAATGACTATCGATTCGGATGTGAACTTTAAACCGTTAGGAAATGGTATGTATGAATTTGATAGTTATGTACCAATGCAAGAAATCACTTTACTAAGAAACGATAACTGGTATAAAGGTAATCCTTACATTGATACAGTAAGAGGCGTAATTATTAAGGATGATGAAACAGATACAACAGCCTTTGAACAAAATTTAGTGGATATTATATATCCAAGTATTTTTAACTGGCAAAACTTTGCAGAGAGAGAAGGTTATAAGGTAAATGAATATACTTCATATTTCTATGATTTTATAGGATTTAACTTTAACAATCCTTTGCTTAATGATAAAAATATTAGACAAGCAATTGCATATGGTATTAACAGAGACGTAATGAACAGACAGTTATTTCTTAATTCTTCAACCATTATAGATGTGCCACTACATGCCAATTCTTGGTTAAACAATACTGTTGTAAGATATGAATTTAATTCGGAAACAGCTAGTGAATTACTAAAGAATAGTGGTTTTATAACAGCAAATGAAGAAAATGTTTTGGTGAATGAAAATAACCAAACTTTAACTTTTAAACTTATTGTTAATGAAGATGATTCTGTGAAAGTTCAAATGGCAGACGCCATTAAAGAACAATTAAAAAACATTGGTATTTACATTAACATTAATGCCCTAGATTCAGAAACTTATTCAACTAGCCTTAGTGAAGGCAATTATGACTTAGTAGTAGGATCTTGGAAGCTTTCTCCTATTCCTGATTTGACTTTTGCATTTCATACAGGATCAAACCGTAACTTTATTAATTATTCTACTGAGCAAATGGATAACTTATTAAGTCAAAGTTATAGGGCCTATAGAGAGAATAATATTACAAGAGCATATAATGAATTGTTAGGGTATATTCAAGAAGAATTGCCATATTTTAGTTTGTATTTTAGAGGCTCTGCAGTTATATTAAATAGAGATGTTTATGGGGAGTTAAACCCTAGCACTTATAATGCATTTAGAGGCTTTGAAGAATTATATATTAGTAGATAA
- the coaE gene encoding dephospho-CoA kinase (Dephospho-CoA kinase (CoaE) performs the final step in coenzyme A biosynthesis.), with product MKRIGLIGGVGTGKSIVADILEKYFNSFVIKADTVGHEIIKKGTPSYQLIVDYFGKEILNSEEEIDRSKLGPIVMNEKTKLNKLNSFTHPFIYDYIKNQVLKTMSEGSYQYIVIEVPLMIEAGFDDLVDENWYIHTDLEIRKQRLKDSRNYSDEKINSILSNQLSDEKYRENANYEIDNNGEIDETVQQIKDILSGGKYD from the coding sequence ATGAAAAGAATTGGATTAATCGGGGGCGTGGGTACAGGTAAATCAATAGTTGCTGACATACTAGAAAAATATTTTAATAGTTTTGTTATTAAAGCAGACACTGTTGGCCATGAAATTATTAAAAAAGGAACCCCTAGTTATCAACTAATTGTAGACTATTTCGGTAAAGAGATTCTGAACTCAGAGGAAGAAATAGATCGTTCAAAACTTGGACCAATTGTTATGAATGAGAAGACCAAATTGAACAAACTCAATAGTTTTACTCATCCGTTTATCTATGATTATATAAAAAATCAAGTATTAAAAACCATGTCTGAAGGTAGTTATCAATATATAGTTATAGAGGTACCTTTAATGATTGAAGCTGGATTTGATGATTTAGTAGATGAGAATTGGTATATTCATACTGACTTAGAAATTCGAAAACAAAGACTTAAAGACAGCAGAAACTATTCAGACGAAAAAATAAACAGTATACTATCAAATCAATTATCAGATGAAAAATACAGAGAAAATGCGAATTATGAAATTGATAATAATGGGGAAATTGATGAGACTGTACAACAAATAAAAGACATCTTAAGTGGAGGTAAATATGATTAA
- the polA gene encoding DNA polymerase I, with the protein MSKILLVDGHSILNRAFYGLPLLTNNEGLHTNAVYGFLNILFKILDEEKSEYAIVAFDVSQPTFRHEMFEEYKGTRKGMPDELREQVPIIKEVLKTMGVNILECPGFEADDIIGTIAAKGEEKGLEVSILSGDRDLLQLATDVVKIRIPKTKKGGTEIENYNSEEVLAKYEVNPKEYIDVKGLMGDPSDNIPGVPGIGEKTAVKIIKEYKSIENAYENIDKVKPARAANNLKEFYDQALLSKKLATIKVDCDVDLDLECSKLSNLFNEETYKLFKRLEFKTLLTRFNFEVDYNNLKDLNKDNFNCIKNSDDFKNIKKAICEQEVISITLIGQDSLLGISLCYGEESAYYIPISLDISEDDIICYINELFLQDNKKIVVHNLKKQLQLVKNKGIQFNIHSFFDTHLAAYLCNPSKETYNYDELANEFLSLLVPSEEELLGKGRTKKLLNTILEDDLVNFACYQTSIFYKAYEVLNSKLETEKMKELFYNIEMPLVEVLYEMEQLGIKIDSNALKEYGNRLLERITELEEEIFNLAGETFNINSPKQLGEILFEKLELPTAKKTKTGYSTAQDVLEKLVDKHPIINLITEYRHLVKLKSTYADGLFDCICQEDNRIHSQFNQTITATGRISSTEPNLQNIPIKLELGREIRKVFVPEEGYSFVDADYSQIELRLLAHLSQDDKLIDAYKNNQDIHRLTASQVFHTPFEEVTSLQRSNAKAVNFGIVYGISAFGLSQDLNITRKEADTYINNYFDKYPSVKIFLENTIRLAKERGFAVTMFNRRRLIPELQSKNFMQRSFGERVAMNSPIQGSAADIIKIAMIKVHNKLKELNLKSRLILQVHDELLIEAHNSEIEQVKTILISEMERAVELSVPLDIDVNVGKSWYETK; encoded by the coding sequence ATGAGTAAAATTTTATTAGTGGATGGACACAGTATTTTAAATAGAGCATTCTACGGATTACCTTTATTGACTAACAATGAGGGCCTTCACACCAACGCTGTTTATGGTTTTTTAAATATTTTATTTAAAATTTTAGATGAAGAGAAAAGTGAATATGCCATAGTAGCCTTTGACGTTAGTCAACCTACATTTAGGCATGAAATGTTTGAAGAATATAAAGGAACAAGAAAAGGAATGCCAGATGAATTAAGAGAACAAGTCCCTATTATAAAAGAAGTTCTTAAAACAATGGGGGTTAATATATTAGAGTGCCCAGGGTTTGAAGCAGATGATATTATTGGTACAATTGCGGCTAAAGGAGAAGAAAAGGGTCTTGAGGTATCCATACTTTCTGGAGATAGAGATCTACTTCAATTGGCTACAGATGTAGTAAAAATTCGAATTCCTAAAACCAAAAAAGGCGGGACGGAAATAGAGAATTATAATAGTGAAGAAGTGCTTGCTAAATATGAGGTTAACCCAAAAGAGTACATTGATGTAAAGGGACTTATGGGCGATCCATCAGATAATATACCTGGCGTACCTGGGATTGGAGAAAAAACAGCTGTAAAAATAATAAAAGAATATAAATCAATAGAAAATGCATATGAGAATATAGATAAAGTAAAACCAGCAAGAGCAGCAAACAATTTAAAAGAGTTTTACGATCAAGCCTTACTTAGCAAAAAATTAGCAACAATCAAAGTAGATTGTGATGTAGATTTAGATTTAGAATGTAGTAAATTAAGCAATTTGTTTAATGAGGAAACTTATAAGTTATTTAAACGATTAGAGTTTAAAACTTTGTTAACAAGGTTTAACTTTGAAGTGGATTATAATAATTTAAAAGATTTAAACAAAGATAATTTTAATTGTATCAAAAACAGTGATGATTTTAAAAATATTAAAAAAGCTATCTGTGAGCAAGAAGTTATAAGTATAACTCTAATTGGTCAAGATAGTTTACTAGGGATTTCATTGTGCTATGGGGAAGAAAGTGCATACTATATACCTATATCGCTAGACATATCAGAAGATGATATAATATGTTATATTAATGAGTTGTTTTTACAAGATAACAAAAAAATAGTAGTGCACAATTTAAAAAAACAGCTACAACTAGTAAAAAATAAAGGCATACAATTTAATATTCATAGTTTTTTTGATACACACTTAGCTGCATATTTATGTAATCCATCTAAGGAAACTTATAATTATGATGAGTTGGCAAATGAATTTTTAAGCTTACTTGTTCCAAGTGAAGAAGAGCTCCTTGGAAAAGGCAGAACTAAAAAATTATTGAATACGATATTAGAGGATGATTTAGTGAATTTTGCTTGTTATCAAACAAGTATTTTTTATAAAGCCTATGAAGTTCTTAATTCAAAATTAGAAACAGAGAAGATGAAAGAATTATTCTATAATATAGAAATGCCTTTAGTAGAAGTTCTGTACGAAATGGAACAATTAGGTATTAAAATTGATTCTAATGCATTAAAAGAATATGGAAATAGATTATTAGAACGCATCACTGAATTGGAAGAAGAAATTTTTAATTTAGCAGGTGAGACGTTTAATATTAATTCTCCAAAGCAGCTGGGAGAAATATTATTTGAAAAGTTAGAATTACCAACTGCTAAAAAAACAAAAACTGGGTATTCAACGGCACAGGATGTTCTTGAAAAGTTAGTGGACAAACACCCTATTATTAATCTTATAACAGAATACCGTCACTTGGTTAAACTTAAAAGTACTTATGCCGATGGCCTTTTTGACTGTATATGTCAAGAAGATAATCGTATTCATAGTCAGTTTAATCAAACCATTACAGCAACAGGAAGAATTAGTAGTACTGAGCCAAATCTTCAAAATATACCTATTAAACTAGAACTAGGTAGGGAGATAAGAAAAGTTTTTGTGCCAGAAGAAGGCTATTCTTTTGTAGATGCTGACTATTCACAGATAGAATTAAGATTATTAGCTCATTTATCCCAAGATGATAAATTAATAGATGCTTACAAAAACAACCAAGATATACACAGACTTACAGCATCTCAAGTTTTTCACACGCCTTTTGAAGAAGTAACTTCTCTTCAAAGAAGCAATGCAAAAGCAGTTAATTTTGGAATTGTTTATGGTATTAGTGCTTTTGGTTTAAGCCAAGACCTTAATATTACTAGAAAAGAAGCAGATACTTATATAAATAATTACTTTGATAAGTATCCTAGTGTAAAAATCTTTTTAGAAAACACAATAAGGCTTGCTAAAGAAAGAGGCTTTGCTGTAACAATGTTCAATAGACGAAGACTTATTCCTGAGTTGCAGTCAAAGAATTTCATGCAGCGTTCATTTGGTGAACGTGTTGCAATGAACTCTCCTATCCAAGGAAGTGCAGCAGATATTATAAAAATTGCTATGATTAAAGTCCATAATAAGCTTAAAGAACTGAATCTTAAATCACGTTTGATTTTACAAGTTCATGATGAGCTATTAATAGAGGCACATAATAGTGAAATTGAACAAGTTAAGACAATCTTAATTAGCGAAATGGAGAGAGCTGTAGAATTAAGTGTTCCTCTAGACATTGATGTTAATGTAGGAAAAAGTTGGTACGAAACAAAGTAG